From the genome of Pyxidicoccus xibeiensis:
GGCTGGAGCGCCCCGGTCTCACTCTCCCCACCCTGCCCCGCCAGGTAGATGAGCCGGGTGCCGGGCGCCACCTGCGCCACGTGCGAGAAGCCGTAGGGCGCCGGGTCGAACAGTCCCTTGGGATTCGTCAGGACCAGCGGCGACGTCTTCGAGGGCTCAGCGGTCTGTCCCATGATTCACCTGTATGGACTCTGGAGGCTACGTCTCCGGGTTCGGACCCGAATATGCGAGCAAGCCACCGTGGCTTCAATTGAATCTGGACGAGGCCCAGCCGGGTTCGTCTCGGTCAGCCGCGCTCGGCCGTTGCCAGGGAGGCGTGATTCCGCCCCCACTCCACCAAGGCGTGCACGGCATGGGAGAGTGCGGCGCCCGTTGGAGTGAGCGAATACTCCACCTTGGGGGGCACCACGTCGAACACCGCGCGACCGACCACGCCGTCGGCCTCCAGCTCCCGGAGCTGCTCGAACAGCACCTTCTCGCTGATGCCGAGCACCCGGCGCTTCAGCTCTCCGAAGCGCGCGGGGCGCAGATGCAGCTCACACAGAATGGCCGGCTTCCACTTTCCGCCGATGACCGTCAGCGCCGCATGGAGCCCGCAGTCCGGGGCGTACTGCTTTCTCGCCATGGTCCCTCCTGCTCGTCACGCAGTACTTACGAATTTGTAAGTACTTGTCATGAAACGAAATTCAGTCGAATAGACAGCTGCACGCATCCAGCGTAGCGCACCCAGGGACGGCAAACGTGAGCAATCCAAAGAGCGACGTGACGGTCATCGGCCTTGGCAAGATGGGCTCGGCTCTCGCGGGCGCCTTCCTGCGAGCCGGGCGTCGAGTCACGGTGTGGAACCGCACCGCGAATCGCGCCCAGCCCCTGCAACAGGCAGGGGCCGTGCTCGCCTCCAGCGCCGCAGCGGCGGTTCAAGCCAGCCCGCTGGTGGTGGTGTGCGTGTCCGACTACCCCTCCACCCGCGCCATCCTCGAAGCACCCGAGGTGGCCTCGGCGCTGTCGG
Proteins encoded in this window:
- a CDS encoding winged helix-turn-helix transcriptional regulator; amino-acid sequence: MARKQYAPDCGLHAALTVIGGKWKPAILCELHLRPARFGELKRRVLGISEKVLFEQLRELEADGVVGRAVFDVVPPKVEYSLTPTGAALSHAVHALVEWGRNHASLATAERG